One region of Pseudoalteromonas luteoviolacea genomic DNA includes:
- a CDS encoding sensor histidine kinase produces MASHNASPHNAVYSLSAEKYQTATWLDTSTLTLPEGSPVLKKSNQIDLDKPDAISWTDLGLFAFQSSPFTQDSLTASFDTVENTTSAPRWTQIKPAQYELDSLSDIRHFSTRQGLPTGAVYKTVQDNAGMLWLATNGEGLCQYIGDHFRCFNESHGLNNNRVWDIETSASGKLILATDNGLNIFDGQKFHTLKIASKSFAGKVDHVAIIDETLFFSSNNALYRFKENALEQISPRIPFKLINDLEADGDTLWIATNSGLFQLSRRKLAQFQFESTCLGPTNAVTSTPEHVYFSLRSGEVCHLNKSTQSTAVLSGINTPNITAMFFDSEQNTLWLGDDSQGVFKVSHQRAQNFNKQNGLSDKHIRNIMKDSQGNIWISTYGGGVNRIKESGFKLLTRRSGLLNERVSALANINEQLWLGQYGTGVQILENNEWLEPIEPIYNHYIHSIAQDQQGRVWLGSRQGITVLGEHSSIHIWREQGLSADIIHQIVPVPNGCLYMATHQGLYRSCDNQLQLLEVSKRQYIIDVFIDHTERVWFVTNGDGTFFVENNTVYRFTESGGLPSNWAYSIEQDENGTVFLGTRTGVLALKATGEQWVGRHISTQEGLSSNIVLGLKYQQGYLWIGTERGNNRLLTKQLFDPDSTLKLDAFVYNNGYLAVDATLNTAAMLDDIFYWGSGSGLTYFKPDYLEIEPSLSTQLLEIASLDKDGEYKYPSTESKNNATLFSPDTLQILFKFTHNDWSSPERAMYQTRLLGSSEIWSEPSISSEITYNHLSPGEYEFQVRASSQDKFGDPVSYSFQLLAPWWQTKWAYALMLALLLMFMYQAMKWRFKILATQQRIKDRAEFSEALLARKKQLLAEVSHEIRTPLSVLKMSIEGLEYNLLDDSEKTYELLHRRIGDINQLVSDIEQLAVSELEERALNCKDMAVKPWLTAWCQDAQTRVAQRPNVQFNFNIKVPITTKIYADIDRLTQVLSNLLSNSLRYSAPPATIELNAYLKLGQLVISIQDSAPGVSSSELITIFQRMYQSEKNKSLYKGGTGLGLAICQDLITRHGGSISATHSELGGVNMTITLSTLNSK; encoded by the coding sequence GTGGCTTCACACAATGCTTCACCGCATAATGCGGTTTACAGCCTTAGTGCAGAAAAATACCAAACGGCTACGTGGCTCGATACATCAACACTCACCTTGCCCGAAGGCAGCCCAGTTCTTAAAAAATCTAATCAAATAGACTTAGACAAGCCTGATGCTATCTCGTGGACAGATCTAGGCCTCTTTGCCTTTCAATCATCTCCTTTTACTCAGGATTCATTGACTGCTTCTTTTGACACCGTCGAAAACACCACCAGCGCACCTCGTTGGACACAAATCAAACCCGCTCAATATGAACTTGATTCATTATCAGATATACGTCACTTTTCAACACGACAAGGGTTGCCAACTGGCGCGGTTTATAAAACAGTACAAGACAATGCCGGCATGTTATGGCTGGCGACCAATGGTGAAGGGCTCTGTCAGTACATTGGTGATCATTTCAGGTGTTTCAATGAAAGCCATGGCTTAAACAACAATCGAGTGTGGGATATTGAAACCTCAGCGTCAGGAAAATTAATACTCGCCACAGACAATGGACTTAATATTTTTGATGGGCAAAAGTTTCATACCTTAAAAATTGCCAGCAAATCATTTGCTGGCAAAGTAGACCATGTCGCAATCATTGATGAAACGCTCTTTTTCTCAAGCAATAATGCGTTATATCGATTTAAAGAGAATGCCCTTGAGCAAATCTCTCCTCGCATACCCTTTAAATTGATTAATGACTTAGAGGCAGACGGAGATACCCTATGGATTGCCACAAATTCCGGCCTATTTCAGTTATCTCGGAGAAAATTAGCGCAATTTCAATTTGAAAGTACTTGTTTGGGACCCACAAATGCAGTAACGAGCACACCGGAACATGTGTATTTTTCTCTTCGTTCAGGCGAAGTATGCCACCTCAATAAGTCAACACAGTCTACGGCAGTTTTGAGCGGGATAAATACACCGAATATCACAGCTATGTTTTTTGATAGCGAGCAAAATACGCTCTGGCTGGGTGACGACAGCCAAGGTGTTTTCAAGGTCAGTCATCAACGTGCACAAAATTTCAATAAGCAAAATGGACTGAGTGACAAGCACATACGTAATATCATGAAAGACTCTCAGGGCAATATCTGGATATCGACATACGGTGGAGGTGTGAATCGAATAAAAGAATCTGGATTTAAGTTGCTTACCAGACGCAGCGGTTTGCTTAATGAGCGTGTCAGTGCATTAGCCAACATTAATGAACAGTTGTGGTTAGGCCAATATGGTACCGGCGTGCAAATACTTGAAAACAATGAATGGCTTGAACCCATTGAGCCTATCTATAATCATTACATACACAGCATCGCTCAAGATCAGCAAGGTCGAGTTTGGTTGGGGAGTCGCCAAGGGATAACCGTTTTAGGCGAGCACAGCAGTATACATATTTGGCGTGAACAAGGACTATCGGCAGATATAATTCATCAAATCGTCCCCGTTCCCAACGGCTGCTTATATATGGCAACACACCAAGGGCTTTATCGTAGTTGCGACAATCAATTACAGCTACTAGAGGTGTCAAAGCGCCAATATATCATTGATGTCTTTATTGATCATACTGAGCGTGTATGGTTCGTCACCAACGGTGATGGTACGTTTTTTGTGGAAAATAACACCGTTTATAGATTTACTGAGTCAGGTGGATTGCCCAGTAATTGGGCATACAGCATAGAACAAGATGAAAACGGTACTGTGTTTTTGGGAACCAGAACAGGCGTTTTAGCCCTGAAAGCAACAGGCGAACAATGGGTCGGACGCCATATCAGCACTCAGGAAGGGCTCAGTAGTAATATAGTACTTGGACTTAAATACCAACAAGGGTATTTATGGATAGGCACAGAGCGAGGTAATAATCGGCTCCTCACAAAACAACTCTTCGATCCAGACAGTACACTCAAATTAGACGCTTTTGTTTACAATAATGGTTATTTGGCGGTAGATGCCACCCTCAACACAGCAGCCATGCTTGATGATATATTCTATTGGGGTTCAGGCAGCGGTCTAACTTACTTCAAGCCAGACTACTTAGAAATTGAGCCGAGTCTAAGCACGCAGTTACTCGAAATAGCTTCCTTAGATAAAGATGGGGAATACAAATACCCATCGACCGAGTCAAAAAATAACGCTACTCTGTTTTCACCAGACACGTTGCAAATTTTATTCAAGTTCACTCATAATGATTGGTCTTCTCCAGAAAGAGCCATGTATCAAACTCGCTTACTTGGCAGCAGTGAAATTTGGAGCGAGCCGTCCATCTCAAGCGAGATCACTTATAATCACTTATCTCCTGGCGAATATGAGTTTCAGGTCAGAGCCAGTTCGCAAGATAAGTTTGGTGACCCTGTGAGCTACTCCTTCCAATTGTTAGCGCCGTGGTGGCAAACCAAGTGGGCATATGCGTTGATGCTAGCCCTTTTACTCATGTTTATGTATCAAGCTATGAAGTGGCGATTTAAGATTTTAGCAACACAACAAAGAATCAAAGATCGTGCAGAGTTTTCCGAAGCGTTACTGGCACGGAAAAAGCAGCTACTTGCCGAAGTTTCTCATGAGATCCGCACCCCATTAAGTGTATTGAAAATGTCCATTGAAGGTTTGGAGTACAACTTATTAGACGACAGTGAAAAAACTTACGAGCTGCTACACAGACGGATTGGAGATATTAATCAGCTTGTTAGTGACATTGAACAACTGGCAGTGAGCGAACTAGAAGAACGAGCGCTAAACTGTAAAGATATGGCAGTTAAACCTTGGCTCACAGCTTGGTGTCAAGATGCTCAAACAAGGGTGGCACAGAGACCAAATGTACAGTTTAATTTCAATATAAAAGTGCCTATAACAACAAAGATCTATGCAGATATCGACCGCCTTACACAGGTACTCTCTAATTTGCTATCTAACAGTCTCCGATATAGCGCTCCCCCCGCAACGATAGAGTTAAACGCCTATTTAAAACTTGGACAGCTTGTGATCTCAATTCAAGACAGTGCGCCTGGCGTATCAAGCTCTGAGCTCATAACGATATTTCAGCGAATGTATCAAAGTGAAAAAAATAAATCTCTTTATAAAGGGGGGACTGGGCTTGGTCTCGCTATTTGCCAAGATTTAATCACCCGCCATGGAGGCAGTATTTCCGCCACACATAGTGAGCTGGGGGGCGTTAATATGACCATTACCTTGAGCACTTTAAACTCAAAATAA
- a CDS encoding GGDEF domain-containing protein yields the protein MEIALRSAMSSGLVLLLTAVIVRTYNEAIHAAESVATQDPLTGALNRRTLIENIELESERVTRYGQTCSIIMIDLDNFKTLNDKLGHGIGDEMLVNFVKLISQYTRKNDKLFRLGGDEFMLLIPGMDAQTANSFIARIQNLVPSQLSVESVALGMSFGVCEITANTAIEQLLEKADQALYENKAQRKSQQKEN from the coding sequence ATGGAAATTGCCTTGAGATCTGCCATGTCGTCAGGACTTGTTTTGCTCCTGACAGCCGTGATTGTAAGAACCTATAATGAAGCAATTCATGCCGCTGAAAGCGTCGCAACACAAGACCCACTAACTGGTGCACTTAACCGACGTACGCTGATAGAAAATATTGAACTCGAGTCAGAACGTGTCACCAGATATGGACAAACTTGCTCAATCATCATGATTGACTTAGATAACTTTAAAACATTAAACGATAAGCTGGGTCATGGTATTGGAGATGAAATGCTCGTTAACTTCGTTAAACTGATCAGCCAATATACACGTAAAAATGACAAGTTATTTCGACTCGGCGGGGATGAATTTATGCTTCTTATACCAGGTATGGATGCTCAAACAGCAAACAGCTTCATTGCACGTATCCAAAACTTGGTGCCGTCTCAATTGTCAGTGGAAAGTGTCGCGTTGGGAATGAGCTTTGGTGTCTGTGAGATTACAGCCAATACCGCGATTGAACAGCTATTAGAGAAAGCAGATCAAGCCCTCTATGAAAACAAAGCCCAGAGGAAATCTCAGCAAAAAGAAAATTAA
- a CDS encoding GNAT family N-acetyltransferase, translated as MAYVRQATITDADKINELSRFLGYSNTTSDEAQQRLAYLLESTNDDVWVCEVNGHIAGWLHGFKAHRLASDMFYEIGGLVVDTKVRKQGVGKLLVGQAYQYAQQLNLELRVRCNSKRVETHEFYNRLGFTQAKQQSVFSKR; from the coding sequence ATGGCATATGTGCGCCAAGCAACCATCACTGACGCTGATAAGATTAATGAACTCTCACGCTTTTTAGGCTACTCAAATACGACCTCTGACGAAGCTCAGCAGCGGCTGGCCTATTTACTTGAATCAACCAATGATGATGTTTGGGTATGTGAGGTAAATGGGCACATTGCTGGGTGGCTTCACGGGTTTAAAGCGCACCGACTAGCCTCTGATATGTTTTATGAAATAGGCGGTTTAGTCGTTGATACAAAAGTCAGGAAACAAGGGGTAGGTAAATTGCTTGTTGGACAAGCTTATCAATATGCCCAACAGCTTAATCTAGAGCTTAGAGTTAGGTGTAATAGCAAGCGTGTTGAAACTCATGAATTTTATAACCGACTCGGCTTTACCCAAGCAAAACAACAGAGTGTATTTAGTAAACGCTAA
- a CDS encoding RecQ family ATP-dependent DNA helicase — protein MYQADIHQTLEQYFGFSAFRAGQAQTIEQLIGGQSSLAIFPTGSGKSLCYQLTALHLPNLTLVVSPLLALMQDQIEFLNKKGIPAASLDSTQTYEQSQSVMQGVRDGHIKILMVSVERFKNERFRGFIKQVPISMLVVDEAHCISEWGHNFRPDYLKLPQIRNELNIPLVLLLTATATKKVKRDMAHRFAIDEQHIVQTGFYRANLDLSIQACTEREKLPTILSFLSQTQDSGIIYVTLQQTAEEVAKQLQAAGQDAVAYHAGLKDDVRQQIQQQFMHNEKRIIVATIAFGMGIDKSDIRFVIHYDLPKSIENYSQEIGRAGRDGQPSTCITLANLDGVSTLENFVYADTPELGNIESLLNEIRTSMSQGLWEMQELSVSKATNIRLLALKTALVQLELFGVLEAKYAFYADFRFKWLHTENKVLNSFDANRQAFIQQIVSNTDFKKVWGTVDMAALVNQGVERGRVVAALDYLHEQGMILLESKRMMQVYQVDETALNAPELAKKLSDYFSDKELGEVKRIAAMLRFFELQNCLSNNLARYFDDQQVPQSCGHCSVCRGSSAQLQFSQEPLFPDDQQLRDDINGLKNYLTQAGIEATAAVLVRFLTGMTTPMSTANKFRQRSGFGSCSALRYKQVEGKLSQLGLV, from the coding sequence ATGTATCAAGCAGATATACACCAGACGCTAGAACAGTATTTTGGATTTAGTGCGTTTAGGGCTGGCCAAGCACAAACCATTGAGCAATTAATTGGTGGTCAGTCTAGCTTGGCCATATTTCCGACTGGTTCGGGGAAATCCTTGTGCTACCAGCTTACAGCTTTGCATTTACCCAACCTTACGTTAGTGGTTTCTCCGCTGCTTGCTTTGATGCAAGACCAAATCGAGTTTTTGAACAAAAAAGGGATCCCTGCTGCAAGTTTAGACTCGACACAAACTTATGAGCAATCACAGAGCGTCATGCAAGGGGTAAGAGATGGTCACATCAAAATTCTAATGGTCTCTGTTGAGCGTTTTAAAAATGAGCGTTTTCGGGGGTTCATAAAGCAAGTGCCAATCTCAATGTTGGTGGTCGATGAGGCGCACTGTATTTCAGAGTGGGGTCATAACTTTAGGCCTGATTATTTGAAGTTACCGCAAATTCGCAATGAGCTTAATATTCCTTTGGTCCTGCTATTAACGGCAACCGCAACTAAAAAAGTAAAACGAGATATGGCGCATCGATTCGCCATAGACGAACAGCATATTGTGCAAACGGGGTTTTATCGCGCCAATTTAGATTTGAGTATTCAGGCCTGCACCGAGAGAGAGAAGCTGCCGACGATTTTGTCGTTTTTAAGCCAGACACAGGACAGCGGTATTATTTATGTCACGTTGCAGCAAACGGCAGAAGAAGTTGCAAAACAGCTACAAGCAGCAGGGCAAGACGCAGTTGCCTACCATGCAGGATTAAAAGATGACGTAAGGCAGCAGATCCAACAGCAATTTATGCACAATGAAAAACGTATCATCGTAGCCACCATCGCGTTTGGTATGGGGATTGATAAGTCAGACATTCGCTTTGTTATTCATTATGATTTACCTAAGTCTATTGAAAACTATAGCCAAGAAATTGGCCGTGCAGGACGAGATGGACAGCCCTCAACCTGCATCACACTGGCAAATTTAGACGGGGTTTCAACCCTTGAGAACTTTGTGTATGCAGACACACCAGAGCTTGGCAATATTGAATCACTGCTTAATGAAATTCGCACGTCAATGTCGCAAGGGCTTTGGGAAATGCAAGAGCTGAGTGTGTCTAAGGCGACAAACATTCGCCTGCTCGCGCTAAAAACGGCGCTCGTACAACTGGAGTTGTTTGGTGTGCTCGAAGCCAAATACGCATTCTATGCTGACTTTCGCTTTAAATGGCTGCACACAGAAAACAAAGTGCTGAACTCCTTCGACGCAAATCGCCAAGCGTTTATTCAGCAGATCGTGTCAAATACCGACTTTAAAAAAGTGTGGGGGACGGTTGATATGGCCGCTTTGGTCAATCAAGGGGTGGAGCGCGGCCGCGTTGTGGCTGCATTGGATTATTTGCATGAGCAGGGCATGATCTTGCTTGAATCTAAGCGCATGATGCAAGTCTACCAAGTGGATGAGACTGCTTTGAACGCCCCGGAGCTCGCTAAAAAATTAAGTGATTATTTTTCTGATAAAGAGCTTGGGGAAGTAAAGCGTATCGCAGCCATGTTGCGCTTTTTTGAGTTGCAAAACTGTTTGTCTAATAATCTCGCCAGATACTTTGATGATCAGCAAGTACCACAAAGCTGCGGGCATTGCAGTGTTTGTCGAGGAAGCTCTGCGCAACTGCAATTTAGTCAAGAGCCGCTTTTTCCAGATGATCAGCAATTGAGAGACGACATCAATGGGTTGAAAAATTACCTCACTCAGGCTGGTATTGAAGCGACAGCCGCAGTACTGGTGCGTTTTTTAACTGGCATGACAACGCCGATGTCGACGGCCAATAAGTTTAGGCAAAGATCTGGTTTTGGTAGTTGCAGCGCTTTGAGATATAAGCAGGTTGAAGGCAAGCTTTCTCAACTTGGGCTGGTTTAG
- a CDS encoding TonB-dependent receptor domain-containing protein: MQFGFSRTSIALAVAAATFASPATLADNQQQKIEIIEVHGKVSDADMIIDQTDLTQLQANDLSDIFRSLPQVSVGGSNPVAQKIYVRGLEDTMLNVSIDGALQAGYLFHHQGRLSIEPELLKQVDVVAGAGDATSGSGALGGALRFKTKSASDLLAPDEQFGALFKLGYYGNSEGFKASSTLYGRVTDDIDALVSLIKRDTENMEDGNGDEIPYSQSEQEVGFAKISGDLTSTQSFSLSHDVRHDDGTRLLRAHWHPSRKNFALPQKSERTTSTLNYFYAPQDDLIDIAFSAYQTKNSITHAHPEGENRAGVVVQNTYFAEYDSQGFDLKNTALFETHKIVAGFDYRSDEAILEDIGSNYELSGVEEGKVLGLYIQDYFQVTDQFQISTGVRYDKYELTDDNGFDFDSSGFSPNLNLTYELTPELSVNTGYAKAVRGQKVKELFVLGYYDNDENLRKEVAENIEVGFKYLGDNLVVQADVYMSTIDDAVSTAKNIESQPANFLSNVGDLENRGLNINARYSFDRASVSLAFNSSRPEWKTHVNPALAGSAISDQDWSIGTSVGDTLTLGADYTLTDSLELAWQARLVKRLDDSGTYVWDNTELPEKVGYGVHDLKATWYITNDENVKLDIAIKNIFDKFYYDHATYAAIGPIDTGVAEPGRDIRATITWQL; encoded by the coding sequence ATGCAGTTTGGTTTTTCTCGCACATCTATCGCTCTTGCTGTCGCTGCAGCAACCTTCGCGTCTCCCGCTACTTTGGCAGACAATCAACAGCAAAAGATTGAAATCATCGAAGTTCATGGAAAGGTCTCTGACGCCGATATGATCATTGACCAAACTGATCTGACCCAGTTACAAGCCAACGACTTATCTGACATTTTTAGATCTTTACCACAAGTGTCTGTGGGTGGCTCAAACCCAGTCGCACAGAAAATTTACGTGCGTGGTCTTGAAGACACCATGCTTAATGTCAGTATTGACGGCGCATTACAAGCTGGCTACTTATTTCACCACCAAGGTCGTTTATCTATTGAGCCTGAGCTGTTAAAGCAAGTTGATGTTGTCGCTGGTGCGGGTGATGCAACTTCAGGGTCAGGTGCACTTGGTGGCGCACTGAGATTTAAAACCAAAAGTGCTTCAGACTTACTTGCCCCAGATGAACAATTTGGCGCATTATTCAAGTTAGGCTATTACGGCAATAGCGAGGGCTTTAAAGCAAGCTCGACACTATATGGCCGTGTAACTGATGACATAGACGCACTTGTGTCACTTATCAAACGTGACACTGAAAACATGGAAGACGGTAATGGCGACGAGATCCCTTACTCGCAATCAGAACAAGAAGTCGGATTTGCGAAAATCAGTGGTGACTTAACCAGCACACAATCGTTTAGCTTAAGCCATGATGTCCGCCATGATGACGGCACACGTTTACTTCGCGCTCACTGGCACCCAAGCCGTAAAAACTTTGCACTGCCACAAAAAAGTGAGCGAACTACAAGTACATTAAACTACTTTTATGCGCCACAAGATGACCTCATTGATATCGCTTTTTCTGCATATCAAACGAAGAACTCTATCACACATGCTCATCCTGAAGGTGAGAATAGAGCGGGCGTTGTTGTCCAAAACACGTATTTTGCCGAGTACGACTCACAAGGATTTGATCTAAAAAATACGGCGCTTTTCGAAACGCACAAAATTGTTGCAGGTTTCGACTACCGAAGTGATGAGGCAATTTTGGAAGATATCGGCTCTAACTACGAGCTATCAGGTGTAGAAGAGGGCAAAGTATTAGGTTTATATATCCAAGATTATTTCCAAGTAACGGATCAATTCCAGATCAGTACGGGTGTGAGATACGATAAATATGAACTCACCGATGATAACGGCTTTGACTTTGACTCTAGTGGCTTTAGTCCAAACCTAAACCTTACTTATGAACTAACACCTGAGCTATCAGTAAACACAGGGTATGCTAAAGCTGTACGTGGTCAAAAAGTAAAAGAGTTATTTGTACTTGGCTACTATGACAACGATGAAAACCTACGTAAAGAAGTGGCTGAAAACATCGAAGTAGGCTTCAAGTACCTGGGTGACAACCTCGTCGTCCAAGCTGATGTGTATATGTCGACCATTGATGACGCCGTGTCTACTGCGAAAAACATCGAAAGCCAACCTGCAAACTTCCTAAGCAATGTCGGTGATTTAGAAAACAGAGGCTTAAACATCAATGCGCGTTACAGCTTCGACCGTGCCTCTGTGTCTTTGGCATTCAACAGCAGCCGCCCTGAATGGAAAACGCACGTTAACCCGGCACTGGCTGGCTCCGCGATTTCGGACCAAGATTGGTCAATCGGTACCTCTGTCGGTGATACACTGACGTTAGGTGCAGATTACACACTGACAGACTCACTTGAACTGGCTTGGCAAGCGCGCTTAGTTAAGCGACTGGATGATTCTGGCACCTATGTTTGGGATAACACAGAACTGCCTGAAAAAGTAGGATATGGTGTACATGACTTAAAAGCGACTTGGTACATCACAAACGACGAAAATGTGAAGCTAGATATCGCCATCAAGAACATCTTTGATAAGTTCTACTACGACCACGCAACCTACGCCGCTATTGGCCCAATTGATACGGGTGTTGCAGAGCCTGGCCGTGATATTCGTGCCACCATCACATGGCAATTATAA
- a CDS encoding HAMP domain-containing sensor histidine kinase, translated as MFNLRASYFLRLCALVIAGSILLFAVIDYLVNHTEFRMSKIKVEHQQELIKLGKQAEQLYLAGDMAALSTYVKNIEQSHGTWAAVVQRELTPLAGTQLQQYYLDEFTLGRDVRWKIHLYFARNPVMDIPFADDKTHFLIQLPSHMRPGNYWHIAYILLQFCVPFLVLTGICWLLYRAIMKPLKQLEQSTRAFADGDLDSRIGDKISSRDAEFKQIAATFDKMANCTANTIRAQRQFIADFSHEIRTPIARIETALECHKSGLDQQDMLNRVTKNTHTMRELAENTLTLTWLENERFCPQTDTENTPFDLVDLIDCIAEEVKFEAPHLQINLELPDSKTLNSDARVLGQVIENVLRNASRFAESRILVTLNNTTIQIIDDGPGVSDSELTDIFKPFYRSHGYSHTQPDSDSFGLGLALCKRQMERLNGHIHAQNNLDSGLCIVIEL; from the coding sequence ATGTTCAATCTTAGGGCTTCTTACTTTTTACGCCTGTGTGCGTTAGTCATTGCAGGCTCTATTTTGCTCTTTGCCGTGATTGACTACTTGGTCAATCACACTGAGTTTCGAATGAGTAAAATAAAAGTCGAGCATCAGCAAGAACTTATCAAACTGGGTAAACAAGCTGAGCAACTGTATTTGGCTGGTGACATGGCTGCGCTCAGTACCTATGTAAAAAACATAGAACAAAGCCATGGTACTTGGGCTGCGGTGGTACAACGCGAATTGACGCCACTGGCAGGCACGCAGCTTCAGCAGTACTACCTAGACGAGTTTACCCTTGGTCGGGATGTAAGATGGAAAATCCACTTATACTTTGCTCGTAACCCTGTCATGGACATTCCGTTTGCAGATGACAAAACCCACTTTTTGATCCAGTTACCAAGCCACATGCGCCCAGGTAATTATTGGCATATTGCCTATATTTTACTGCAATTTTGTGTGCCCTTTTTAGTTTTAACCGGCATTTGCTGGCTGTTATATCGCGCCATAATGAAGCCGCTCAAGCAACTTGAGCAAAGTACCCGCGCCTTTGCAGATGGAGACTTAGACAGCCGTATTGGCGACAAAATCTCTAGTCGTGATGCCGAGTTTAAGCAAATTGCAGCCACCTTTGACAAAATGGCCAACTGCACCGCCAACACCATTCGCGCACAAAGGCAGTTTATTGCTGATTTTTCTCATGAAATTCGCACACCGATAGCCCGCATTGAAACCGCGCTGGAGTGCCATAAATCAGGATTAGACCAACAAGATATGCTCAATCGCGTGACCAAAAATACCCATACCATGCGAGAGCTTGCCGAAAACACCCTAACACTCACTTGGCTCGAAAATGAACGCTTCTGTCCACAAACAGATACGGAAAACACCCCTTTTGATTTGGTCGACTTAATTGACTGTATTGCTGAAGAAGTGAAGTTCGAAGCCCCTCATTTGCAGATTAACCTCGAGCTGCCCGACTCCAAAACACTCAATAGTGATGCCAGAGTGCTTGGCCAAGTCATTGAGAATGTTTTGAGAAATGCCAGCCGCTTTGCAGAGAGTCGCATCTTAGTGACCCTCAACAACACCACCATTCAAATCATTGATGATGGACCTGGCGTGTCAGACAGTGAACTGACAGATATTTTCAAACCCTTCTATCGCAGCCATGGCTATTCACATACGCAGCCCGATAGCGATTCATTCGGTTTAGGGCTTGCTCTATGCAAACGCCAAATGGAACGACTCAACGGGCATATTCATGCGCAAAACAATTTAGATTCAGGCCTGTGTATCGTCATAGAACTTTAA
- a CDS encoding response regulator transcription factor yields MNNRILVVEDDITLNQQVCALLNNRGYQVDCLHDGEQGLSQALAVDYDLIILDIRLPSMEGYEILAQLRKIKHTPVLILSACGAEQERIKGLSLGADDYLSKPFNLDELVLRIEAILRRVHASHTQAQTPFEITLSDLHLDRQKQLAAYNTEPLDITAIQFKLLWQLAHNHKETLSKAFLYQSVLERQFSRYDRSLDMHLSRLRKKLVAVGLSPESITTVHGKGYRLHVQS; encoded by the coding sequence GTGAACAACCGTATTTTAGTCGTAGAAGACGACATTACTCTCAACCAGCAAGTATGCGCCCTACTAAATAACCGAGGCTATCAGGTCGACTGTCTTCATGATGGAGAACAAGGGCTTAGCCAAGCACTCGCGGTGGATTACGACCTCATTATCTTAGACATTCGCTTGCCGAGTATGGAAGGCTATGAAATTTTGGCCCAGTTAAGAAAAATAAAACACACGCCTGTCTTGATTTTATCCGCCTGTGGTGCTGAGCAAGAGCGTATAAAAGGCTTAAGCTTGGGAGCGGATGACTATTTATCTAAGCCCTTTAATTTGGATGAGCTAGTTCTGCGCATTGAAGCCATTTTAAGGCGTGTTCATGCTAGCCATACACAAGCACAAACGCCTTTTGAAATTACCCTGTCTGACCTACATTTAGACAGACAAAAACAGCTTGCTGCGTATAACACAGAGCCGCTAGACATCACCGCCATTCAATTTAAATTGTTATGGCAGTTAGCACACAACCATAAAGAGACACTCAGTAAAGCGTTTTTATATCAAAGTGTACTGGAGCGTCAATTCAGCCGATATGACCGCAGTTTAGATATGCACCTGAGCCGCTTGCGTAAAAAGCTCGTTGCAGTTGGGCTCAGCCCAGAGTCTATCACCACAGTGCATGGCAAAGGGTATCGTTTGCATGTTCAATCTTAG